A part of Cannabis sativa cultivar Pink pepper isolate KNU-18-1 chromosome 6, ASM2916894v1, whole genome shotgun sequence genomic DNA contains:
- the LOC115725237 gene encoding putative disease resistance protein RGA3 isoform X1 yields MMTERKEGTMETGGKKIVAMADAFTSALVDQFVSSALAKIDENVGLVQNVKKDVKRLKKSLKYIQDLLVDAGTRQLDSQWLKQWLSDLEDISFDMDDVLDEWNSAILKCEIEKFDQGGKGIGEDGDESSDRVCAKKVCFPALPSSWFCFKKVNQVIRHYDFAKRIKKLTNELDSLKKDGHEHGIVLGAIGMYAQQQYIPSSIVKSRITTISMVEETEIHGRDDDKEILVSKLICDSSQKSGKGIDIIPIVGMGGLGKTTLAQLAYNDDSVKAHFDKRIWVCVSDPFDQKRVAKAIVDGLGGNAQNYDELESLVQCISNSIKGIKFLLVLDDVWTEEKLKWEQLKQPLMQGGAGSRILVTTRKDEVTIMMRAITSKITLKKLSDEQCWFIIRQLVFVEGEENEVNLLEEIGRKIASKCKGLPLVAKVLGGLMYYRKSLSQWNDILQNKLWDSKVVEEEIFAPLMLSFYDLSPLEKCCYSYCSLFPKDYRFERDTLIDMWMSQGYVGDSKTGQECFDSLVMRSFFDEYFQEFNASGFFDPRLYYQMHDIVHDFTQFLAKSKIIVIECDDIKLGMKSLEHKVSHLNLLNVKSNSSDKVLILKDIKRDVQRKLRTLVISIDDIEVVLDYDFIVKNLKGLRTLCLPAPGVTNLPQNISTLIHLRYLDLSNNSNLRILPESLCDLCNLQTLNLSKCYNLQRLPEGIGKVVKLRCLYVDGCSELQGLPKGVGKLTSIQKLGMIPIPKNNKEAYFPFGDLKNPNFYDRFQGFFRIKRCVNLANVGEAEKISLGNMKELLELSLNFRVFDGSSVEEEANPQNEDMILEALKPHPNLKLLTISQYHGAKSPSWMTSLINLKYLSLLGFDNCETLPPLGKLPCLESLQLSIFSSVKYIGIEFWGINHEEEDSFPKLRKLWFNYFSQWKKWEGSKTTATAATSSSSSSKVMPCLRSLRITYCRSLEALPGFLRMTPLEELRIGDSAILEHSCLKEWLHIPNIEINYSFVQKDGTWIKKENDQNMSEVGEQSCNIKIGSASSP; encoded by the coding sequence GCAAAAAGATTGTGGCTATGGCTGATGCTTTCACCAGTGCACTTGTTGATCAGTTTGTTTCTAGTGCCCTTGCAAAGATTGATGAAAATGTGGGATTGGTCCAGAATGTGAAGAAAGATGTGAAAAGGCTCAAAAAAAGTCTGAAATACATCCAAGATTTATTGGTAGATGCTGGGACGAGACAGCTGGACTCTCAATGGCTGAAACAGTGGCTAAGTGACCTCGAAGATATATCATTCGACATGGATGATGTGCTGGATGAGTGGAACTCTGCCATTCTCAAGTGCGAAATCGAGAAATTTGATCAAGGAGGAAAGGGTATTGGTGAAGATGGTGATGAGAGTAGTGATCGTGTTTGTGCAAAGAAGGTATGCTTTCCAGCACTTCCCTCTTCTTGGTTTTGTTTCAAAAAAGTTAATCAAGTGATTAGGCACTATGACTTTGCTAAAAGAATTAAGAAATTGACTAATGAGCTAGATAGTTTAAAAAAAGATGGCCATGAGCATGGCATAGTTTTGGGGGCTATTGGAATGTATGCTCAACAACAATACATTCCTAGTTCCATAGTCAAATCAAGAATCACTACTATTTCTATGGTTGAAGAAACTGAAATACATGGTCGAGATGATGATAAGGAAATTTTAGTGAGTAAGTTGATATGTGATAGTAGTCAAAAGAGTGGTAAAGGGATTGATATAATTCCTATTGTAGGAATGGGGGGACTTGGCAAAACCACCCTTGCCCAACTAGCTTATAATGATGATAGTGTTAAGGCTCACTTTGATAAGAGAATTTGGGTGTGTGTCTCAGATCCTTTTGATCAAAAAAGAGTTGCTAAGGCAATTGTTGATGGGTTGGGAGGAAATGCCCAAAATTATGATGAGCTAGAGAGTTTAGTGCAATGCATTAGTAACTCTATCAAAGGGATAAAGTTCCTTCTTGTCTTAGATGATGTATGGACTGAGGAGAAATTAAAGTGGGAACAATTAAAGCAACCCCTTATGCAGGGTGGTGCGGGTAGTAGGATATTAGTGACAACAAGAAAAGATGAGGTCACTATAATGATGAGGGCAATTACTAGCAAGATTACACTTAAGAAATTGTCTGATGAACAATGTTGGTTCATTATTAGACAACTAGTATTTGTAGAGGGAGAAGAAAATGAGGTTAACTTACTAGAAGAAATTGGAAGAAAAATTGCTAGTAAGTGTAAGGGCTTACCTCTTGTTGCAAAAGTTTTAGGAGGTCTCATGTACTATAGAAAGAGTTTGAGTCAGTGGAATGACATTTTACAAAACAAATTGTGGGATTCAAAAGTCGTTGAAGAAGAGATTTTTGCTCCATTGATGTTAAGTTTTTATGACTTATCTCCTTTGGAAAAGTGTTGTTATTCTTATTGTTCCCTATTTCCAAAAGACTATAGATTTGAAAGAGATACATTGATTGACATGTGGATGTCACAAGGTTATGTTGGTGATTCGAAAACAGGTCAAGAGTGTTTCGACAGTTTAGTCATGCGTTCATTCTTTGATGAATACTTTCAAGAATTCAATGCATCGGGTTTCTTTGATCCAAGACTTTATTACCAAATGCATGATATTGTGCATGACTTCACTCAATTTTTAGCAAAAAGtaagattattgttattgaATGTGACGACATCAAACTAGGAATGAAGTCTTTGGAGCATAAAGTTTCTCATTTGAATTTGCTAAATGTAAAATCAAATTCCTCAGACAAAGTTCTCATTTTGAAGGATATCAAAAGAGATGTTCAAAGGAAATTGCGTACACTTGTAATTTCAATAGATGACATTGAAGTAGTACTTGATTATGATTTCATTGTCAAGAATCTAAAAGGTCTTCGAACATTATGTCTTCCAGCTCCAGGTGTGACCAATCTACCCCAAAATATTTCCACTTTGATACATTTGAGATATCTTGATCTTTCAAACAATTCCAATTTGAGGATATTGCCGGAGTCATTGTGTGATTTATGTAACCTACAAACTTTAAATCTAAGTAAGTGCTATAATCTTCAAAGACTACCAGAAGGAATTGGAAAAGTGGTAAAGTTGAGATGTCTTTATGTGGATGGTTGTTCTGAGTTGCAAGGGTTACCAAAAGGGGTTGGAAAACTTACTAGTATTCAAAAGCTAGGAATGATTCCCATACCCAAAAATAACAAAGAAGCATATTTTCCATTTGGAGATTTGAAGAATCCAAACTTCTATGATCGCTTTCAAGGATTTTTTCGTATAAAACGGTGTGTGAATTTAGCAAATGTGGGTGAAGCTGAAAAGATAAGCCTTGGAAATATGAAAGAGCTCTTGGAGTTGAGTTTAAACTTTAGAGTATTCGATGGAAGTAGTGTTGAAGAGGAAGCAAATCCACAAAATGAAGATATGATACTTGAAGCCCTGAAACCACATCCAAACTTGAAACTTTTAACAATCAGTCAGTACCATGGAGCCAAATCCCCAAGTTGGATGACTTCATTGATCAACTTGAAATATCTTTCTCTTTTGGGTTTTGATAATTGTGAAACTTTACCTCCTCTAGGGAAATTGCCATGTTTGGAATCACTTCAACTATCCATATTTTCTAGTGTGAAATATATTGGTATTGAGTTTTGGGGAATTAATCATGAAGAAGAAGACTCATTCCCGAAATTGAGGAAACTTTGGTTTAATTACTTCTCACAATGGAAAAAATGGGAAGGGAgtaaaacaacagcaacagcaGCAACAAGTAGTTCATCAAGCTCAAAAGTTATGCCTTGTCTACGTTCATTACGAATCACATATTGTCGTAGTTTGGAAGCACTTCCTGGCTTTCTAAGAATGACGCCATTGGAGGAGTTGAGAATTGGTGACTCTGCCATCCTTGAACATTCTTGTTTAAAAGAATGGCTTCACATCCCCAACATCGAAATTAATTACAGTTTTGTACAAAAAGATGGAACATGGATCAAGAAGGAAAATGATCAAAATATGTCTGAAGTTGGTGAACAATCGTGCAATATAAAAATTGGGAGTGCTTCTTCTCCATAA
- the LOC115725237 gene encoding putative disease resistance protein RGA3 isoform X2, whose translation MADAFTSALVDQFVSSALAKIDENVGLVQNVKKDVKRLKKSLKYIQDLLVDAGTRQLDSQWLKQWLSDLEDISFDMDDVLDEWNSAILKCEIEKFDQGGKGIGEDGDESSDRVCAKKVCFPALPSSWFCFKKVNQVIRHYDFAKRIKKLTNELDSLKKDGHEHGIVLGAIGMYAQQQYIPSSIVKSRITTISMVEETEIHGRDDDKEILVSKLICDSSQKSGKGIDIIPIVGMGGLGKTTLAQLAYNDDSVKAHFDKRIWVCVSDPFDQKRVAKAIVDGLGGNAQNYDELESLVQCISNSIKGIKFLLVLDDVWTEEKLKWEQLKQPLMQGGAGSRILVTTRKDEVTIMMRAITSKITLKKLSDEQCWFIIRQLVFVEGEENEVNLLEEIGRKIASKCKGLPLVAKVLGGLMYYRKSLSQWNDILQNKLWDSKVVEEEIFAPLMLSFYDLSPLEKCCYSYCSLFPKDYRFERDTLIDMWMSQGYVGDSKTGQECFDSLVMRSFFDEYFQEFNASGFFDPRLYYQMHDIVHDFTQFLAKSKIIVIECDDIKLGMKSLEHKVSHLNLLNVKSNSSDKVLILKDIKRDVQRKLRTLVISIDDIEVVLDYDFIVKNLKGLRTLCLPAPGVTNLPQNISTLIHLRYLDLSNNSNLRILPESLCDLCNLQTLNLSKCYNLQRLPEGIGKVVKLRCLYVDGCSELQGLPKGVGKLTSIQKLGMIPIPKNNKEAYFPFGDLKNPNFYDRFQGFFRIKRCVNLANVGEAEKISLGNMKELLELSLNFRVFDGSSVEEEANPQNEDMILEALKPHPNLKLLTISQYHGAKSPSWMTSLINLKYLSLLGFDNCETLPPLGKLPCLESLQLSIFSSVKYIGIEFWGINHEEEDSFPKLRKLWFNYFSQWKKWEGSKTTATAATSSSSSSKVMPCLRSLRITYCRSLEALPGFLRMTPLEELRIGDSAILEHSCLKEWLHIPNIEINYSFVQKDGTWIKKENDQNMSEVGEQSCNIKIGSASSP comes from the coding sequence ATGGCTGATGCTTTCACCAGTGCACTTGTTGATCAGTTTGTTTCTAGTGCCCTTGCAAAGATTGATGAAAATGTGGGATTGGTCCAGAATGTGAAGAAAGATGTGAAAAGGCTCAAAAAAAGTCTGAAATACATCCAAGATTTATTGGTAGATGCTGGGACGAGACAGCTGGACTCTCAATGGCTGAAACAGTGGCTAAGTGACCTCGAAGATATATCATTCGACATGGATGATGTGCTGGATGAGTGGAACTCTGCCATTCTCAAGTGCGAAATCGAGAAATTTGATCAAGGAGGAAAGGGTATTGGTGAAGATGGTGATGAGAGTAGTGATCGTGTTTGTGCAAAGAAGGTATGCTTTCCAGCACTTCCCTCTTCTTGGTTTTGTTTCAAAAAAGTTAATCAAGTGATTAGGCACTATGACTTTGCTAAAAGAATTAAGAAATTGACTAATGAGCTAGATAGTTTAAAAAAAGATGGCCATGAGCATGGCATAGTTTTGGGGGCTATTGGAATGTATGCTCAACAACAATACATTCCTAGTTCCATAGTCAAATCAAGAATCACTACTATTTCTATGGTTGAAGAAACTGAAATACATGGTCGAGATGATGATAAGGAAATTTTAGTGAGTAAGTTGATATGTGATAGTAGTCAAAAGAGTGGTAAAGGGATTGATATAATTCCTATTGTAGGAATGGGGGGACTTGGCAAAACCACCCTTGCCCAACTAGCTTATAATGATGATAGTGTTAAGGCTCACTTTGATAAGAGAATTTGGGTGTGTGTCTCAGATCCTTTTGATCAAAAAAGAGTTGCTAAGGCAATTGTTGATGGGTTGGGAGGAAATGCCCAAAATTATGATGAGCTAGAGAGTTTAGTGCAATGCATTAGTAACTCTATCAAAGGGATAAAGTTCCTTCTTGTCTTAGATGATGTATGGACTGAGGAGAAATTAAAGTGGGAACAATTAAAGCAACCCCTTATGCAGGGTGGTGCGGGTAGTAGGATATTAGTGACAACAAGAAAAGATGAGGTCACTATAATGATGAGGGCAATTACTAGCAAGATTACACTTAAGAAATTGTCTGATGAACAATGTTGGTTCATTATTAGACAACTAGTATTTGTAGAGGGAGAAGAAAATGAGGTTAACTTACTAGAAGAAATTGGAAGAAAAATTGCTAGTAAGTGTAAGGGCTTACCTCTTGTTGCAAAAGTTTTAGGAGGTCTCATGTACTATAGAAAGAGTTTGAGTCAGTGGAATGACATTTTACAAAACAAATTGTGGGATTCAAAAGTCGTTGAAGAAGAGATTTTTGCTCCATTGATGTTAAGTTTTTATGACTTATCTCCTTTGGAAAAGTGTTGTTATTCTTATTGTTCCCTATTTCCAAAAGACTATAGATTTGAAAGAGATACATTGATTGACATGTGGATGTCACAAGGTTATGTTGGTGATTCGAAAACAGGTCAAGAGTGTTTCGACAGTTTAGTCATGCGTTCATTCTTTGATGAATACTTTCAAGAATTCAATGCATCGGGTTTCTTTGATCCAAGACTTTATTACCAAATGCATGATATTGTGCATGACTTCACTCAATTTTTAGCAAAAAGtaagattattgttattgaATGTGACGACATCAAACTAGGAATGAAGTCTTTGGAGCATAAAGTTTCTCATTTGAATTTGCTAAATGTAAAATCAAATTCCTCAGACAAAGTTCTCATTTTGAAGGATATCAAAAGAGATGTTCAAAGGAAATTGCGTACACTTGTAATTTCAATAGATGACATTGAAGTAGTACTTGATTATGATTTCATTGTCAAGAATCTAAAAGGTCTTCGAACATTATGTCTTCCAGCTCCAGGTGTGACCAATCTACCCCAAAATATTTCCACTTTGATACATTTGAGATATCTTGATCTTTCAAACAATTCCAATTTGAGGATATTGCCGGAGTCATTGTGTGATTTATGTAACCTACAAACTTTAAATCTAAGTAAGTGCTATAATCTTCAAAGACTACCAGAAGGAATTGGAAAAGTGGTAAAGTTGAGATGTCTTTATGTGGATGGTTGTTCTGAGTTGCAAGGGTTACCAAAAGGGGTTGGAAAACTTACTAGTATTCAAAAGCTAGGAATGATTCCCATACCCAAAAATAACAAAGAAGCATATTTTCCATTTGGAGATTTGAAGAATCCAAACTTCTATGATCGCTTTCAAGGATTTTTTCGTATAAAACGGTGTGTGAATTTAGCAAATGTGGGTGAAGCTGAAAAGATAAGCCTTGGAAATATGAAAGAGCTCTTGGAGTTGAGTTTAAACTTTAGAGTATTCGATGGAAGTAGTGTTGAAGAGGAAGCAAATCCACAAAATGAAGATATGATACTTGAAGCCCTGAAACCACATCCAAACTTGAAACTTTTAACAATCAGTCAGTACCATGGAGCCAAATCCCCAAGTTGGATGACTTCATTGATCAACTTGAAATATCTTTCTCTTTTGGGTTTTGATAATTGTGAAACTTTACCTCCTCTAGGGAAATTGCCATGTTTGGAATCACTTCAACTATCCATATTTTCTAGTGTGAAATATATTGGTATTGAGTTTTGGGGAATTAATCATGAAGAAGAAGACTCATTCCCGAAATTGAGGAAACTTTGGTTTAATTACTTCTCACAATGGAAAAAATGGGAAGGGAgtaaaacaacagcaacagcaGCAACAAGTAGTTCATCAAGCTCAAAAGTTATGCCTTGTCTACGTTCATTACGAATCACATATTGTCGTAGTTTGGAAGCACTTCCTGGCTTTCTAAGAATGACGCCATTGGAGGAGTTGAGAATTGGTGACTCTGCCATCCTTGAACATTCTTGTTTAAAAGAATGGCTTCACATCCCCAACATCGAAATTAATTACAGTTTTGTACAAAAAGATGGAACATGGATCAAGAAGGAAAATGATCAAAATATGTCTGAAGTTGGTGAACAATCGTGCAATATAAAAATTGGGAGTGCTTCTTCTCCATAA